From a region of the Alnus glutinosa chromosome 1, dhAlnGlut1.1, whole genome shotgun sequence genome:
- the LOC133879007 gene encoding pollen-specific leucine-rich repeat extensin-like protein 4 has product MSSLSAISSNLMKRTIPFCSLSSAPAKAPPPLLLSYNPILHKSPMRLSARLVVNDPGESGPLEVPQVPSTPEIDPGGTPAEVNTNPPPFATPEPKPGPEFPTPPVPPQPDTGPELPKPSIPPRPDPEIPHPKPYVVLPDPPDYVPPGPEWPDYFPQPPHISPPTWPDV; this is encoded by the coding sequence ATGTCCTCTCTCTCTGCAATTTCGTCGAACCTCATGAAAAGAACCATCCCATTTTGTTCACTCAGCTCAGCCCCTGCAAAAGCTCCACCACCCTTGTTGCTTTCCTACAATCCAATCTTACACAAAAGTCCGATGCGTCTCTCGGCACGGTTGGTGGTCAATGACCCCGGCGAGAGCGGCCCCCTGGAAGTGCCACAAGTTCCTTCTACTCCAGAGATCGACCCCGGTGGTACTCCAGCTGAAGTGAACACTAACCCTCCACCGTTTGCTACTCCAGAGCCAAAACCGGGACCGGAATTCCCTACGCCGCCGGTGCCGCCACAGCCGGACACGGGACCGGAACTCCCGAAACCGAGTATACCGCCACGTCCGGACCCCGAAATCCCGCATCCGAAACCGTATGTGGTGCTGCCGGATCCACCTGATTATGTGCCACCGGGGCCGGAGTGGCCGGATTATTTTCCTCAGCCACCGCATATCAGTCCCCCGACTTGGCCAGACGTGTAG
- the LOC133874893 gene encoding uncharacterized protein LOC133874893, whose amino-acid sequence MGAFISKFWFMLFPAKEYKIVVVGLDNAGKTTTLYKLHLGEVVTTHPTVGSNVEELVYKNIRFEVWDLGGQERLRTSWATYYRGTHAIIAVIDSTDRARISIMKDELFRLLGHEDLQHSVILVFANKQDLKDAMTPAEITDCLSLHSIKNHDWHIQACCALTGEGLYDGLGWIAQRVTGKAPS is encoded by the exons ATGGGTGCCTTTATATCGAAATTTTGGTTCATGTTGTTCCCCGCGAAGGAGTACAAGATTGTGGTGGTTGGGTTGGATAATGCCGGAAAGACCACGACCCTGTACAAATTACACTTGGGTGAGGTTGTCACTACGCACCCTACTGTTGGGAGCAACGTGGAAGAACTTGTCTATAAGAACATTCGGTTCGAG GTTTGGGATCTTGGTGGACAAGAAAGACTCAGGACATCATGGGCAACATATTATCGTGGAACACATGCAATTATAGCGGTGATAGACAGCACTGACAGAGCCAGGATATCTATTATGAAGGATGAACTCTTCAGGTTGCTGGGACATGAGGATCTACAACATTCTGTTATACTAGTTTTTGCAAACAAACAAGACCTTAAGGATGCCATGACCCCAGCCGAAATCACGGATTGCCTTTCTCTCCACAGCATCAAGAATCACGATTGGCACATACAAGCTTGCTGTGCCCTCACGGGAGAAGGGCTGTATGACGGTTTAGGTTGGATTGCTCAGCGGGTTACTGGGAAAGCACCAAGTTGA
- the LOC133874906 gene encoding protein LIKE EARLY STARVATION, chloroplastic: MASHLGVNPRPTTHAADLLLSRKLNHIHQFVRVLVPEKAVPAGRARSRGLLRARVSDGGDSSSYLDMWRSAQDRERKAIEFQQIAANSAGTEDRSVEDVKKKSEEFEKILEVPSEERDRVQRMQVVDRAAAAIAAARAILDEDGPRSEVAGSGGSGSSGSGDSKSANQEGTRKQSIFVPRSENSGSETPGPDFWSWTPPVDSKNSDGVNNTQLAGRSSVFPTPTNPVLEQERPVGFISLPFESKFSESNNKPPLPPLQSLIAVEKVETSDSSLETPFLKEEHEFGVQFSAHAAQAAHALHKVDEPLPHGVNPDGSRWWKETGVERRPDGVICRWTMKRGVSADQVVEWQDKFWEASDEFGHKELGSEKSGRDATGNVWREYWTESMWEDCGLAHLEKTADKWGKNGQGDEWQEKWWEHYSASGQAEKWAHKWCSIDPNTPLEAGHAHIWHERWGENYDGHGGSTKYTDKWAERCEGDGWAKWGDKWDENFDPNGHGVKQGESWWQGKYGERWNRTWGEGHNGSGWVHKYGKSSSGEHWDTHVQQDTWYERFPHFGFYHCFENSVQLREVQKPSEINEQL; encoded by the exons ATGGCGTCCCATCTCGGCGTCAATCCACGCCCCACAACACACGCCGCGGACCTCCTCCTCTCACGCAAGCTCAACCACATACACCAATTCGTTCGAGTGCTAGTACCAGAGAAAGCGGTACCGGCCGGGCGAGCAAGGAGCAGAGGGCTGTTGAGAGCTAGAGTTTCGGATGGCGGGGACTCGTCGTCGTACCTCGACATGTGGAGGAGTGCGCAGGATAGAGAGAGGAAGGCGATCGAGTTTCAGCAGATCGCCGCTAACTCCGCCGGAACCGAAGATCGGAGCGTCGAAGACGTGAAGAAGAAGAGCGAggagtttgagaagattctggaGGTCCCGAGCGAGGAGCGGGATCGGGTCCAGCGAATGCAGGTCGTCGATCGCGCCGCCGCCGCCATAGCAGCCGCCCGCGCGATTCTGGACGAGGACGGGCCGAGGTCGGAGGTCGCGGGTTCCGGCGGGTCCGGGTCTTCGGGCTCTGGAGATTCGAAGAGTGCTAATCAAGAAG GTACTCGGAAGCAAAGCATCTTCGTCCCTCGGTCGGAGAATTCTGGAAGTGAAACTCCAGGTCCAGATTTTTGGTCCTGGACACCCCCTGTGGATAGCAAAAATTCGGATGGTGTCAATAACACGCAGCTAGCTGGAAGGTCTTCGGTGTTTCCTACTCCAACCAATCCAGTTCTTGAGCAAGAACGGCCCGTGGGTTTTATCTCACTTCCATTTGAGAGTAAATTCTCTGAAAGCAACAACAAGCCTCCTCTTCCACCCCTTCAGTCATTGATTGCGGTTGAGAAAGTGGAAACCTCTGATTCCAGTTTGGAGACACCTTTCTTAAAAGAGGAACATGAATTTGGTGTTCAATTTTCAGCACATGCGGCACAAGCGGCTCATGCTCTTCATAAGGTGGATGAGCCATTGCCCCATGGAGTGAATCCTGATGGATCAAGGTGGTGGAAGGAGACTGGAGTTGAGCGTAGACCTGATGGTGTGATTTGCAGGTGGACAATGAAAAGAGGTGTTAGTGCTGATCAAGTTGTTGAGTGGCAAGACAAGTTCTGGGAGGCTTCTGACGAGTTTGGCCACAAGGAACTTGGTTCAGAAAAATCGGGACGTGATGCAACTGGCAATGTTTGGCGTGAATATTGGACAGAGTCAATGTGGGAG GATTGTGGGCTTGCTCATCTTGAGAAAACTGCAGACAAGTGGGGAAAGAATGGACAAGGTGATGAGTGGCAAGAGAAATGGTGGGAACATTACAGTGCCTCTGGCCAAGCTGAAAAATGGGCTCACAAGTGGTGCAGCATTGATCCCAACACACCCCTGGAGGCTGGTCATGCCCATATTTGGCATGAAAG GTGGGGTGAGAATTACGATGGACATGGCGGCAGCACGAAATACACTGACAAATGGGCTGAACGGTGTGAGGGTGATGGTTGGGCAAAGTGGGGTGACAAATGGGATGAGAACTTTGATCCCAACGGTCATGGTGTGAAGCAGGGAGAGAGTTGGTGGCAAGGTAAGTATGGCGAGAGGTGGAATCGAACATGGGGTGAGGGCCACAACGGCTCAGGATGGGTACACAAATATGGAAAGAGCAGCAGCGGAGAGCACTGGGACACACACGTGCAACAAGATACATGGTATGAACGATTCCCTCACTTTGGCTTTTATCACTGCTTTGAAAACTCAGTCCAGCTGCGGGAAGTTCAGAAGCCATCTGAGATCAATGAACAATTATAA
- the LOC133874899 gene encoding guanine nucleotide-binding protein subunit gamma 2 — MQSDRSESASPITQRVQSFPAADTRGKHRIQAELKRLEQELRFFEEELEKIEKMEKASAACKEMLSNVETRPDPLLPTTNGPINPFWDRWFEGPQDSKGCRCWIL, encoded by the exons ATGCAATCGGATAGGTCCGAATCCGCGAGTCCGATAACCCAACGGGTTCAGTCTTTCCCAGCCGCTGATACGAGAGGGAAGCATCGGATACAGGCTGAGCTGAAACGGCTCGAGCAGGAACTTAGGTTCTTTGAG GAAGAGCTGGAAAAGATTGAAAAGATGGAGAAGGCCTCAGCTGCATGCAAGGA AATGCTGAGCAATGTGGAAACAAGACCTGATCCTTTGCTCCCAAC AACAAATGGCCCAATAAATCCATTTTGGGATCGTTGGTTTGAAGGCCCGCAAGATTCAAAAGGTTGCAGATGCTGGATACTGTGA
- the LOC133874888 gene encoding pyruvate kinase isozyme A, chloroplastic, translating into MGYSNPIKFVHVSQVPTSQSFCASDQPIGYSFSPTRQLQPMTIYHVTRFTVLEGIQSSPAGSLINLTGFGPPCPISTRSATSSKLENTLARFAISAALFKAPHSQSHFSFAFVSNSCFSQFLPLHRSYTTICTITGNFPVTMSQSLHLFTPSTLSQQCYSHPKPSFPTLNRRFTVTSVRFSSIRASSSDPDPSSSQVLLVSDNGKGGGVLTPATRPPAQALDSGSIEVDAVTETELKENGFRSTRRTKLVCTIGPSTCGFEQLEALAVGGMNVARINMCHGTREWHRAVIERVRRLNDEKGYAVAIMMDTEGSEIHMGDFGGASSAKAEDGEIWTFSVRAFDSALPERTIIVNYDGFAEDVKVGDELLVDGGMVRFEVIEKIGPDVKCRCTDPGLLLPRANLTFWRDGSLVRERNAMLPTISSKDWLDIDFGIQEGVDFIAISFVKSAEVINHLKSYIAARARDGDIAVIAKIESIDSLKNLEEIIQASDGAMVARGDLGAQIPLEQVPSAQQKIVQVCRQLNKPVIVASQLLESMIEYPTPTRAEVADVSEAVRQRADALMLSGESAMGQFPDKALTVLRSVSLRIEKWWRDEKRHEAMELPDIGSSFSDNISEEICSSAAKMANNLEVDALFVYTKTGHMASLLSRCRPDCPIFAFTSTTSVRRRLNLQWGLIPFRVSFSDDMEGNLNKTFALLKARNLIKSGDLVIAVSDMLQSIQVMNVP; encoded by the exons ATGGGATATTCGAATCCCATCAAGTTCGTCCACGTCTCCCAAGTCCCAACAAGCCAATCTTTTTGCGCTTCAGACCAACCAATCGGCTATTCCTTTTCCCCAACTCGGCAACTCCAGCCAATGACCATCTACCACGTCACCCGTTTCACTGTACTCGAGGGCATCCAGTCCTCACCCGCCGGTTCACTTATAAATCTTACCGGTTTTGGGCCACCCTGTCCCATTTCCACACGCTCGGCGACATCTTCGAAGCTCGAAAACACTTTGGCTCGCTTTGCTATCTCCGCCGCACTCTTTAAAGCTCCACACTCTCAATCTCATTTCTCGTTCGCATTTGTATCCAATTCTTGCTTTTCTCAATTTCTCCCTTTGCATCGATCCTACACCACCATCTGTACAATTACCGGGAATTTCCCGGTCACCATGTCACAGTCTCTGCACCTCTTCACTCCATCCACTCTCTCTCAACAATGCTATTCCCACCCGAAACCCTCTTTCCCCACCCTCAATCGCCGGTTCACGGTCACCTCCGTTAGATTCTCCTCCATCAGAGCCTCCTCCTCAGATCCCGACCCGTCCTCCTCACAAGTCCTACTAGTCTCCGATAACGGAAAGGGCGGAGGGGTTCTAACCCCTGCGACGCGGCCACCGGCGCAGGCGCTGGACTCGGGGTCCATCGAGGTGGACGCGGTGACGGAGACGGAGCTGAAGGAGAATGGCTTCCGGAGCACGCGCCGGACGAAGCTGGTGTGCACGATCGGGCCGTCCACGTGCGGGTTCGAGCAGCTGGAGGCGCTGGCCGTGGGCGGCATGAACGTGGCGCGAATCAACATGTGCCACGGCACCCGCGAGTGGCACCGCGCCGTCATCGAACGCGTCCGCAGGCTCAACGACGAGAAGGGCTATGCCGTCGCTATCATGATGGACACCGAGGGCAGCGAGATCCACATGGGCGATTTCGGAGGAGCTTCTTCCGCCAAAGCTGAG GATGGTGAGATCTGGACTTTTAGTGTCAGAGCTTTCGATTCGGCCCTCCCTGAACGCACCATCATTGTGAACTATGATGGCTTTGCTGAAG ATGTGAAAGTGGGGGATGAACTTCTTGTGGATGGTGGAATGGTGAGGTTTGAGGTGATAGAGAAGATTGGTCCGGATGTCAAGTGCCGATGTACTGATCCCGGACTGTTGCTGCCTCGGGCTAATTTAACTTTCTGGAGAGATGGGAGTCTGGTGCGAGAACGTAATGCCATGCTTCCTACAATTTCTTCTAAG GATTGGTTGGATATCGATTTTGGGATTCAAGAGGGCGTTGATTTTATTGCAATATCATTTGTCAAGTCTGCTGAAGTGATTAATCATCTTAAAAGCTATATTGCTGCACGGGCTCGTGATGG TGATATTGCTGTCATTGCAAAGATAGAGAGTATTGACTCATTGAAGAACTTGGAAGAGATCATTCAAGCGTCAGATGGAGCTATGGTAGCAAGAGGAGATCTGGGTGCTCAGATACCACTGGAACAGGTCCCCTCAGCGCAGCAAAAGATTGTTCAAGTCTGCAGGCAGCTAAATAAACCAGTCATTGTCGCCTCTCAGCTACTTGAATCCATGATTGAATACCCTACACCTACCAGAGCTGAAGTGGCTGATGTTTCTGAAGCAGTTAGGCAGCGAGCAGATGCTTTGATGCTATCCGGTGAGTCAGCCATGGGCCAGTTCCCGGATAAGGCATTGACTGTTCTGAGAAGTGTCAGTCTGAGAATTGAGAAGTGGTGGAGGGATGAGAAACGCCATGAAGCTATGGAACTTCCTGACATTGGATCTTCCTTTTCGGACAATATTTCAGAGGAGATTTGTAGTTCTGCTGCCAAGATGG CTAATAATTTGGAGGTGGATGCACTTTTTGTCTATACAAAGACAGGCCACATGGCATCTCTCCTCTCACGTTGCCGACCTGACTGCCCAATCTTTGCTTTTACTAGCACCACATCTGTGCGGAGGCGTCTGAACCTACAGTGGGGCCTGATACCTTTCCGCGTGAGCTTCTCTGATGACATGGAAGGCAACCTTAATAAAACATTCGCATTGCTCAAGGCCagaaatttaattaaatcagGTGACCTTGTCATTGCTGTCTCAGACATGTTACAGTCTATCCAAGTTATGAATGTTCCTTGA